A region of Modestobacter marinus DNA encodes the following proteins:
- a CDS encoding response regulator — translation MTTTDQDAGTEIRVFLLDDHEIVRRGVAEVLETDPAVRVVGEGKNAAEALARVPALRPDVAVLDVRLPDGDGVSVCRELRSRMPDLKVLMLTSYSDDEALFDAIMAGASGYLLKQILGQDLVSAVRTVAAGGSLLDPTATAAVLARMRRPTEPAGPLSKLSDQERTVLELIGEGLTNRQIGERMFLAEKTVKNYVSHLLAKLGLERRTQAAILATELRGTGTPSARG, via the coding sequence GTGACCACCACCGACCAGGACGCAGGGACGGAGATCCGGGTCTTCCTCCTGGACGACCACGAGATCGTCCGCCGGGGCGTCGCCGAGGTCCTGGAGACCGATCCCGCCGTGCGCGTCGTCGGGGAGGGGAAGAACGCGGCCGAGGCGCTGGCGCGGGTGCCGGCGCTGCGCCCGGACGTCGCCGTCCTGGACGTGCGCCTGCCCGACGGGGACGGCGTCTCCGTCTGCCGCGAGCTGCGCTCGAGGATGCCCGACCTCAAGGTCCTGATGCTGACCAGCTACAGCGACGACGAGGCGCTCTTCGACGCCATCATGGCCGGCGCCTCCGGCTACCTGCTCAAGCAGATCCTCGGGCAGGACCTGGTCAGCGCCGTCCGGACGGTGGCCGCCGGCGGGTCGCTCCTCGACCCGACCGCCACCGCAGCGGTGCTGGCGCGGATGCGCCGGCCCACCGAGCCGGCCGGCCCGCTGTCCAAGCTGAGCGACCAGGAGCGCACGGTCCTCGAGCTGATCGGGGAAGGGCTGACCAACCGGCAGATCGGCGAGCGGATGTTCCTCGCGGAGAAGACGGTGAAGAACTACGTCTCCCACCTGCTCGCCAAGCTCGGTCTCGAGCGGCGGACCCAGGCGGCCATCCTCGCCACCGAGCTGCGCGGCACCGGCACACCGTCGGCCCGCGGCTGA
- a CDS encoding DUF1876 domain-containing protein — protein sequence MDATKTWTLRIDIGEHDGRTRAVAHLRTRDTDELVGVGFARLDPADPDVPEIGDEIAVARALDDLGRRLLAVATADLEQVTGQPAHLVM from the coding sequence GTGGACGCCACCAAGACCTGGACCCTCCGGATCGACATCGGGGAACACGACGGGCGCACCCGTGCCGTGGCCCACCTGCGCACCCGGGACACCGACGAGCTGGTCGGCGTGGGCTTCGCCCGGCTGGACCCCGCGGACCCGGACGTCCCGGAGATCGGGGACGAGATCGCCGTCGCGCGTGCCCTCGACGACCTCGGCCGCCGGTTGCTGGCGGTGGCCACCGCGGACCTCGAGCAGGTCACGGGCCAGCCGGCGCACCTGGTGATGTGA
- a CDS encoding DUF5335 family protein, producing MTTTSAVERSAWPELTNRLSADHAGHDVTLEVLDADGGDNPVVDRLPFHGITYDHRDDVLVISVGGRPPHHPVVMRHLVQSPQEVLFDLLPRGAALKITDAAGTTTLVSLLRRPEGQSGRGS from the coding sequence ATGACCACGACCTCAGCCGTGGAGCGCAGCGCCTGGCCCGAGCTGACCAACCGGCTCAGCGCCGACCACGCGGGACACGACGTGACCCTCGAGGTGCTGGACGCCGACGGCGGTGACAACCCGGTGGTGGACCGTCTGCCGTTCCACGGCATCACCTACGACCACCGGGACGACGTGCTGGTCATCTCGGTCGGCGGGAGGCCGCCGCACCACCCGGTGGTGATGCGCCATCTGGTCCAGTCGCCGCAGGAGGTGCTCTTCGACCTCCTCCCCCGGGGAGCGGCACTGAAGATCACCGATGCCGCTGGGACGACGACGCTGGTGAGCCTGCTGCGCCGGCCGGAGGGCCAGAGCGGCCGAGGCAGCTGA
- a CDS encoding heavy metal translocating P-type ATPase produces MSEVATSRHRNAAVSWRRWVEPALLALTSGLLSAGGVAWVAGGGRWDDVLWAAATVVAVVPSAVWVVAGLLRRDLGVDLLALLALLGTLAVGEHLAGALIAVMLATGRALDAAAQRRATRDLRALLERAPRTARRRVGDVLSEVPVDEVVRGDRVLVGPGEVLPVDGTVESGHAVLDESALTGEPELAERAAGDAVRSGTVNAGGAFELRCTLPAAESTYAGIVALVQQAGADSAPVVRLADRLAAWFLPLALAVAGLAWAVSGAPERAVAVLVVATPCPLLLAAPVAIVSGLSRTSRLGVVIRSGGALEELGRARTIVLDKTGTLTAGRPAVTEVVTAPGWTAPDVLRLAASADQLSPHVLAEAVVAEAGARGLALTLPRDVHEEPGRGVTAAVGGRRVRVGKREDTPGAGWARAAVGRAALDGCALVWVEVDGAPVGAVLLSDPLRADAARTMRRLRSAGIDRLVMLTGDRPEPAQEVGAVLGLDEVRAQQTPQSKVAAVRAERERAVTVMVGDGLNDAPALAAATVGVAMGARGATASSEAADVVLTTDRIDRVADAMEIARYARRVAVQSAAAGMGLSLVAMALAAVGLLSPAFGALLQEGIDVAVILNALRALRGGQVGGRPVPPATRTLLRRFATEQDDLHQLLPLVREAADALVEGPFPQAVEALHRARTGLVERLVPHEEAEETELYPALARTLGSGEAVAPMSRAHAEIGRLTRRLQIHLDALSGATAIDPERREDLLACLYGLHALLQLHFLQEEESYFALAAE; encoded by the coding sequence GTGTCCGAGGTGGCCACGTCCCGCCACCGGAACGCGGCGGTGAGCTGGCGCCGGTGGGTCGAACCCGCGCTGCTGGCCCTCACGTCGGGTCTGCTGTCGGCCGGTGGCGTCGCCTGGGTGGCCGGCGGCGGACGCTGGGACGACGTGCTGTGGGCCGCGGCGACCGTGGTCGCCGTCGTGCCGTCGGCGGTGTGGGTGGTGGCCGGCCTCCTGCGCCGCGATCTCGGGGTGGACCTGCTCGCCCTGCTGGCCCTGCTGGGGACGCTGGCGGTCGGCGAGCACCTGGCCGGTGCGTTGATCGCGGTCATGCTGGCGACCGGCCGGGCCCTGGACGCGGCCGCGCAGCGACGGGCCACCCGGGACCTGCGGGCGCTGCTGGAGCGGGCGCCGAGGACGGCGCGCCGCCGGGTCGGCGACGTCCTGTCCGAGGTGCCCGTCGACGAGGTGGTCCGCGGCGACCGCGTGCTGGTGGGGCCGGGTGAGGTCCTCCCGGTCGACGGGACGGTCGAGTCCGGTCACGCGGTGCTGGACGAGTCGGCCCTGACCGGGGAGCCCGAGCTGGCGGAGCGGGCAGCCGGGGACGCCGTCCGCAGCGGCACCGTGAACGCCGGCGGCGCCTTCGAGCTGCGCTGCACGCTGCCGGCGGCCGAGAGCACCTACGCCGGGATCGTGGCCCTGGTCCAGCAGGCCGGCGCCGACAGTGCGCCGGTGGTCCGGCTGGCCGACCGCCTGGCCGCCTGGTTCCTGCCCCTCGCCCTGGCCGTCGCGGGGCTGGCCTGGGCGGTCAGCGGGGCGCCGGAGCGGGCCGTGGCCGTGCTCGTGGTCGCCACCCCGTGCCCGCTGCTGCTCGCTGCCCCCGTGGCGATCGTCTCCGGTCTCTCCCGCACCTCACGGCTGGGCGTCGTGATCCGGAGCGGCGGCGCGCTGGAGGAGCTCGGGCGGGCGAGGACGATCGTGCTGGACAAGACCGGGACGCTGACCGCCGGCCGGCCGGCCGTCACCGAGGTGGTGACCGCGCCGGGCTGGACGGCGCCGGACGTGCTGCGGCTGGCGGCCTCGGCCGACCAGCTCTCCCCGCACGTGCTCGCCGAGGCCGTCGTCGCCGAGGCCGGGGCGCGCGGGCTCGCCCTGACCCTGCCCCGGGACGTGCACGAGGAGCCCGGCCGCGGCGTCACCGCCGCCGTCGGGGGCCGGCGTGTGCGGGTCGGCAAGCGGGAGGACACCCCGGGCGCGGGCTGGGCACGGGCGGCGGTGGGCCGCGCCGCGCTGGACGGCTGCGCCCTCGTCTGGGTCGAGGTCGACGGCGCGCCGGTCGGGGCGGTCCTGCTGTCCGATCCGCTGCGGGCCGACGCCGCCCGGACCATGCGCCGGCTGCGCTCGGCCGGGATCGACCGGCTGGTCATGCTCACCGGGGACCGGCCCGAACCGGCGCAGGAGGTCGGTGCCGTGCTCGGCCTGGACGAGGTGCGTGCCCAGCAGACGCCGCAGAGCAAGGTCGCCGCCGTCCGCGCCGAGCGGGAGCGGGCGGTGACCGTCATGGTCGGCGACGGCCTGAACGACGCCCCGGCGCTGGCCGCGGCCACGGTGGGGGTGGCGATGGGCGCCCGGGGCGCGACGGCGTCCTCGGAGGCCGCCGACGTCGTCCTCACCACCGACCGGATCGACCGGGTCGCCGATGCCATGGAGATCGCCCGGTACGCCCGCCGGGTCGCCGTGCAGAGCGCGGCCGCCGGCATGGGCCTGTCCCTGGTGGCGATGGCGCTGGCCGCCGTGGGCCTGCTGTCGCCTGCCTTCGGGGCCCTGCTGCAGGAGGGGATCGACGTCGCGGTCATCCTCAACGCACTCCGGGCGCTGCGCGGGGGGCAGGTCGGCGGCCGGCCCGTGCCGCCGGCCACCCGCACGCTGCTGCGCCGTTTCGCCACCGAGCAGGACGACCTGCACCAGCTGCTCCCGCTGGTGCGGGAGGCCGCCGACGCGTTGGTCGAGGGCCCGTTCCCCCAGGCCGTCGAGGCGCTGCACCGGGCCCGGACGGGGCTGGTGGAGCGACTGGTGCCCCACGAGGAGGCCGAGGAGACCGAGCTCTACCCGGCCCTGGCCCGCACGCTGGGCTCCGGGGAGGCGGTGGCGCCGATGAGCAGGGCGCACGCCGAGATCGGCCGGCTCACCCGCCGGTTGCAGATCCACCTCGATGCGCTCTCCGGGGCCACCGCCATCGACCCCGAGCGCCGGGAGGACCTCCTGGCCTGCCTCTACGGCCTGCACGCCCTGCTGCAACTGCACTTCCTCCAGGAGGAGGAGAGCTACTTCGCGCTCGCCGCCGAGTAG
- a CDS encoding nitroreductase/quinone reductase family protein, which yields MNPVVRALGHGRAHRLLGRHLVLLSYAGRRTGRRYELPVMTAPAGEDLVVVAAGADGKTWWRNFGPEPTDVLVRVAGGEQRRSARRLAPADAGYPEALVAYQRTFPRVHVPVGSPVVVLAPRAAG from the coding sequence GTGAACCCGGTCGTCCGCGCGCTGGGGCACGGCCGTGCGCACCGGTTGCTCGGCCGGCACCTGGTGCTGCTGTCCTACGCGGGTCGTCGCACCGGGCGTCGGTACGAGCTCCCGGTCATGACGGCGCCGGCCGGGGAGGACCTGGTCGTCGTGGCCGCGGGCGCCGACGGCAAGACGTGGTGGCGGAACTTCGGGCCGGAGCCGACCGACGTGCTCGTGCGCGTCGCGGGGGGCGAGCAGCGCCGGAGTGCGCGCCGGCTCGCGCCGGCGGATGCCGGGTACCCCGAGGCCCTGGTGGCCTACCAGCGGACCTTCCCGCGGGTGCACGTCCCGGTGGGGAGCCCGGTCGTCGTGCTGGCCCCGCGCGCGGCGGGCTGA
- a CDS encoding HAD-IC family P-type ATPase, whose translation MAAVVSDVPGRPSGGPQRERTGCTRPDTPPAGLSAPDVAARVAAGQTNATTARNSRTVVEIVRTNVLTFFNGLLAVLFVLVAMTGRWQNGLFGGVVLANAAIGIVQELRAKRTLDRLAVLNAPRARVLRDSAESDVPVADVVLDDLLCVTAGDQLAADGVVRRCTGLTIDESLLTGESEPVVKQVGDPAMSGSIVVAGHGVVQATAVGDDSYAARLATDARRFTTAHSELVTATGRLLRWISLVLLVVGPAVLWSQFRATDNVSWQDAVTGTVAALVGMIPEGLVLLTTLAFGVGAVTLARRQTLVQELPAVEGLARVDVVCLDKTGTLTHGDVRFDELIALDPAAEEAPAAVGVLVAADPANATAAALAAAFPAPGPRPLDVVPFSSARKWSAVRTADAVTWALGAPEMVLPAPGPGAQQAARARADDLAAQGRRVLLLARSPAPWPADAGEARLPPDLVPVALVVLVEHLREDAAEVLRYFTDQGVALKVVSGDNPRTVGAVAAAVGVPGVTGAADAVDARTLPEDVAALAQVMEDRSAFGRVTPHQKRAMVAALQERGHVVAMTGDGVNDALALKDADIGVAMGNGSPATRAVAQLVLLDGRFAHLPEAVAEGRRVIANIERAASLFLVKNVYSLVLALIAVATLGAYPFAPVQLTLISTLTIGVPGFVLALAPNRRRYVPGFLRRVLTFSLPTGAVIGCTAYAGFAVTRWLVPDTGTAGARTAATVVVLVVALWTLGILARPLTTAKAGLLTAMTAVAVLSVAVPDVARSLVLLEVTAPSLGIGLAVGVTGALLVEVVHRCVPSSTAPGEAVPARRQRVRGGTAVTTSGAHEVVTADGRPDPAGTAARRAGEC comes from the coding sequence GTGGCGGCGGTGGTGAGCGACGTCCCCGGTCGTCCGTCCGGGGGACCGCAGCGGGAGCGGACCGGGTGCACCCGGCCGGACACGCCACCGGCCGGGCTGTCGGCTCCCGACGTCGCCGCCCGGGTCGCGGCCGGCCAGACCAACGCCACCACCGCGCGGAACAGCCGGACGGTCGTCGAGATCGTCCGGACGAACGTCCTCACCTTCTTCAACGGGCTGCTCGCCGTGCTCTTCGTGCTCGTCGCCATGACGGGCCGGTGGCAGAACGGCCTCTTCGGCGGGGTGGTCCTCGCCAACGCGGCGATCGGCATCGTCCAGGAGCTGCGGGCCAAGCGGACGCTGGACCGGCTGGCGGTGCTCAACGCCCCCCGGGCCCGGGTGCTGCGCGACTCGGCCGAGTCCGACGTCCCGGTGGCCGACGTGGTGCTCGACGACCTGCTGTGCGTCACCGCCGGTGACCAGCTGGCGGCCGACGGCGTCGTCCGCCGGTGCACCGGGCTGACGATCGACGAGTCCCTGCTCACCGGGGAGTCCGAGCCGGTGGTCAAGCAGGTCGGCGACCCGGCCATGTCGGGGTCGATCGTCGTCGCCGGCCACGGGGTCGTCCAGGCCACGGCGGTGGGCGACGACTCCTACGCAGCCCGGCTGGCCACCGACGCCCGCCGCTTCACCACCGCGCACTCGGAGCTGGTCACCGCGACCGGCCGGTTGCTCCGCTGGATCTCCCTCGTCCTGCTGGTCGTCGGCCCGGCGGTGCTGTGGAGCCAGTTCCGTGCGACGGACAACGTGAGCTGGCAGGACGCCGTCACCGGCACGGTCGCGGCGCTGGTCGGGATGATCCCCGAGGGCCTGGTGCTGCTGACCACGCTCGCCTTCGGCGTGGGCGCCGTGACCCTGGCCCGCCGCCAGACGCTGGTGCAGGAGCTGCCCGCCGTCGAGGGGCTGGCCCGGGTGGACGTCGTCTGCCTGGACAAGACCGGGACCCTGACCCACGGTGACGTGCGCTTCGACGAGCTGATCGCGCTGGACCCCGCCGCCGAGGAGGCACCGGCGGCCGTGGGCGTGCTCGTGGCCGCGGACCCGGCCAACGCGACCGCCGCCGCACTCGCCGCCGCCTTCCCCGCTCCGGGGCCGCGGCCGCTGGACGTCGTGCCGTTCTCCTCGGCCCGGAAGTGGTCCGCCGTCCGGACCGCGGATGCGGTGACCTGGGCGCTGGGGGCCCCGGAGATGGTGCTGCCCGCCCCGGGCCCGGGCGCCCAGCAGGCAGCGCGGGCCCGGGCCGACGACCTGGCGGCCCAGGGACGCCGGGTGCTGCTGCTGGCCCGGTCGCCGGCACCGTGGCCCGCGGACGCCGGGGAGGCCCGGCTGCCGCCGGACCTGGTGCCCGTCGCGCTCGTGGTCCTGGTCGAGCACCTCCGCGAGGACGCCGCCGAGGTCCTCCGGTACTTCACCGACCAGGGCGTGGCGCTGAAGGTGGTCTCCGGGGACAACCCACGGACCGTGGGGGCCGTGGCCGCCGCGGTCGGTGTCCCGGGGGTGACCGGCGCAGCCGACGCCGTCGATGCCCGCACCCTGCCCGAGGACGTGGCCGCGCTGGCCCAGGTCATGGAGGACCGCAGCGCGTTCGGCCGGGTGACCCCGCACCAGAAGCGGGCGATGGTCGCCGCCCTGCAGGAGCGCGGGCACGTGGTGGCGATGACCGGGGACGGCGTCAACGACGCCCTGGCCCTCAAGGACGCCGACATCGGGGTGGCGATGGGCAACGGCTCGCCGGCCACCCGGGCCGTGGCGCAGCTGGTGCTGCTCGACGGCCGGTTCGCACACCTGCCCGAGGCGGTCGCCGAGGGACGGCGGGTGATCGCGAACATCGAGCGCGCGGCCAGCCTGTTCCTGGTGAAGAACGTGTACTCGCTGGTGCTGGCACTGATCGCCGTCGCGACCCTGGGCGCCTACCCGTTCGCCCCCGTCCAGCTCACCCTGATCTCCACGCTGACGATCGGTGTGCCCGGCTTCGTCCTGGCGCTGGCCCCCAACCGGCGGCGCTACGTGCCGGGCTTCCTCCGTCGGGTGCTGACCTTCTCCCTGCCCACCGGAGCCGTCATCGGGTGCACGGCCTACGCGGGGTTCGCGGTCACCCGCTGGCTGGTGCCCGACACGGGCACGGCCGGTGCACGGACGGCGGCGACCGTCGTGGTCCTGGTCGTGGCGCTGTGGACGCTGGGCATCCTGGCCCGCCCGCTCACCACCGCCAAGGCCGGCCTGCTCACGGCGATGACCGCCGTGGCGGTGCTCTCCGTCGCCGTCCCGGACGTCGCCCGGTCCCTCGTCCTGCTCGAGGTGACCGCGCCGTCGTTGGGCATCGGGCTGGCGGTCGGGGTGACCGGTGCGCTCCTCGTCGAGGTCGTCCACCGCTGCGTGCCCTCGTCGACCGCGCCGGGGGAGGCGGTCCCCGCTCGCCGGCAGCGGGTCCGCGGGGGGACGGCGGTGACCACCTCCGGCGCGCACGAGGTCGTCACCGCCGACGGCCGGCCCGACCCGGCCGGGACGGCGGCCCGACGAGCAGGGGAGTGCTGA
- a CDS encoding FAD-dependent monooxygenase produces the protein MSRSLDVLVVGAGPTGLALALQAAAHGARVRVVDGRARAARPSRALIVHARSLEVLRPLGVTADLLAEADTAPSVELHLGRSAVPVRLGDLAVPDTAFPHLTFLPQQHVERVLAAALADRGVQVEWSTQLVAADDGPEDVAAVVRRNGGEEVVHCAALAGCDGVGSTVRAVAGIGWPGARARVEVVLADVDLAGELTAGAAHVGAGRRGLLMAFALGEGAPWRLVATRTAPDRLPAGVGGPALPADELQELLDVAGLPARVTDVAWSSRIALQHRLATAYRAGRLFLAGDAAHAWSPAGGQGMNTGVQDATALGWRLAAAAASSAPEELLASYAAERRPVATSTLLLTRLLFWGESATDPVAATLRGTLAPLAAPLLPWVLARRRLVARGFRVLAQLDTGYPGGPLAREGSTPRAGRPHPGDRVPDAPVTCQGREVRLHELLARPGVHVLLDRDAPDPSVTGRFLHVHRLTSSPGRGVVAVRPDGHAGFVSGAVDAELGWWLAAAGAAGR, from the coding sequence ATGAGCCGGTCGCTGGACGTGCTGGTCGTCGGTGCCGGGCCGACCGGGCTGGCCCTCGCGCTGCAGGCGGCGGCGCACGGCGCCCGGGTCCGGGTCGTGGACGGCCGCGCCCGGGCCGCCCGGCCGTCCCGGGCCCTGATCGTGCACGCCCGCAGCCTGGAGGTGCTCCGGCCGCTGGGGGTCACCGCCGACCTGCTCGCCGAGGCCGACACCGCGCCGTCCGTGGAGCTGCACCTGGGCCGGTCGGCGGTGCCGGTCCGGCTGGGCGACCTGGCCGTGCCCGACACGGCGTTCCCGCACCTGACCTTCCTGCCCCAGCAGCACGTCGAGCGGGTGCTGGCCGCTGCCCTGGCCGACCGCGGCGTGCAGGTGGAGTGGTCGACGCAGCTCGTGGCCGCAGACGACGGCCCGGAGGACGTCGCCGCGGTGGTGCGCCGGAACGGCGGCGAGGAGGTCGTGCACTGCGCTGCGCTCGCCGGGTGCGACGGCGTCGGCAGCACGGTGCGGGCGGTCGCCGGCATCGGCTGGCCCGGTGCCCGGGCCCGCGTCGAGGTCGTGCTGGCGGACGTCGACCTGGCCGGGGAGCTCACCGCAGGTGCCGCCCACGTCGGTGCCGGTCGGCGGGGTCTGCTGATGGCCTTCGCGCTGGGTGAGGGGGCGCCGTGGCGGTTGGTCGCCACCCGGACGGCGCCGGACCGGCTCCCTGCGGGGGTCGGCGGGCCCGCGCTCCCCGCGGACGAGCTGCAGGAGCTGCTCGACGTCGCCGGGCTGCCCGCCCGGGTCACCGACGTGGCCTGGTCCAGCCGCATCGCCCTGCAGCACCGGCTCGCGACCGCGTACCGCGCCGGCCGGCTGTTCCTCGCCGGGGACGCCGCGCACGCCTGGTCCCCGGCCGGTGGGCAGGGGATGAACACCGGCGTCCAGGACGCCACCGCACTGGGCTGGCGGCTCGCCGCAGCGGCCGCCAGCAGCGCCCCCGAGGAGCTGCTGGCCTCCTACGCGGCCGAACGCCGCCCGGTCGCGACCTCGACGCTGCTGCTCACCCGGCTGCTCTTCTGGGGCGAGTCGGCGACCGACCCGGTCGCGGCGACCCTGCGGGGGACGCTGGCGCCGCTCGCCGCGCCGCTGCTGCCGTGGGTGCTCGCCCGGCGCCGGCTGGTGGCGCGGGGGTTCCGGGTGCTGGCTCAGCTGGACACCGGGTACCCCGGGGGACCGCTGGCGCGGGAGGGGAGCACCCCGCGGGCCGGCCGGCCGCACCCGGGGGACCGGGTGCCCGACGCGCCGGTGACCTGCCAGGGCCGGGAGGTGCGGCTGCACGAGCTCCTCGCCCGGCCCGGGGTGCACGTCCTGCTCGACCGGGACGCCCCCGATCCGTCGGTGACCGGCCGGTTCCTGCACGTGCACCGGCTGACCAGCAGTCCCGGCCGCGGCGTCGTCGCGGTCCGTCCCGACGGCCATGCCGGCTTCGTCAGCGGGGCGGTCGACGCCGAGCTGGGCTGGTGGCTGGCGGCAGCCGGTGCTGCCGGTCGCTGA
- a CDS encoding YdhR family protein, which translates to MEEQSPAPFAEAGAALARCVLRTGMLLAQRRLRLPRRHVGLRLRFADGTTGTVYRETRVDRLAPADPCLLVVEFRLRAVRGARGHALFRAESLLNTPLFAGFPGLVSKLWVAADEHGVYRGVYEWDGPDRAEAYVRSLRRVLALVSVPGSVHHRVVPGLRRAQALADPTVLVAADRGGSADWWRLVGAG; encoded by the coding sequence GTGGAGGAGCAGTCACCCGCACCGTTCGCCGAGGCCGGAGCCGCGCTGGCCCGCTGTGTGCTCCGCACCGGCATGCTGCTGGCGCAGCGGCGGCTCCGGTTGCCGCGGCGCCACGTCGGCCTGCGGCTGCGGTTCGCCGACGGCACGACCGGCACCGTGTACCGGGAGACCCGGGTCGACCGGTTGGCGCCTGCCGACCCGTGCCTGCTGGTCGTCGAGTTCCGCCTGCGGGCGGTCCGGGGCGCCCGGGGGCACGCCCTGTTCCGCGCCGAGAGCCTGCTGAACACCCCCCTGTTCGCCGGCTTCCCCGGACTGGTGTCCAAGCTCTGGGTCGCCGCGGACGAGCACGGTGTCTACCGGGGGGTGTACGAGTGGGACGGGCCCGACCGGGCTGAGGCCTACGTCCGGTCGCTGCGGCGGGTGCTCGCGTTGGTCAGCGTGCCCGGATCGGTCCACCACCGCGTCGTCCCGGGGCTGCGCCGGGCACAGGCGCTGGCCGACCCGACGGTGCTGGTGGCCGCCGACCGCGGGGGCAGCGCGGACTGGTGGCGGCTCGTCGGTGCGGGATGA
- a CDS encoding GAF domain-containing sensor histidine kinase encodes MAGREDAGPPLQRSGAAGAELSFPDQPRLELDQLLGQLVERAQEVLGTQGRLRDLLRANQAVSSELSSAGVLERTADVARDLIGARTASVEPAPPSARGPDRPGPPAAGTTARGSELHVPVQVRDELVGELHLVDSTRGGFTAEDLELAQALAVTAGLAVANARLYESARRRGEWLKASGAITRELLAGELAGTGALELVARSSRDVAGADVVAVLRPHQAGRGPRQLCVEVLVAAEGVAPVGRSVPREGTLLGRVLDAAEPISVADGVLDDEDGAMPWSEPEVGALLAVPLRGSGAVLGVLCAARLPGRPTFTDTDVEMAAGFANQAALAIELAEARAEQQRAVVLDERERIAADLHHVVVQRLFSVGLGLQGVLAGLTDRRTAGRVLATVEEVDRTIEHIRRTVFPLATARAPADPRERVLDAVVEAGAVLGFEPDVRFSGTRTGLLVEELAEDVAAVVRAALLDVARRGRATTAAVDVVEDSDGLLVHVRDDDPQGPDEFWPVGEELRHRAERHGGSCTVSPTSPVGASQYWWVPRR; translated from the coding sequence ATGGCAGGACGCGAGGACGCCGGGCCGCCGCTCCAGCGCAGCGGCGCGGCCGGAGCGGAGCTCTCCTTCCCCGATCAGCCCCGCCTCGAGCTGGACCAGCTCCTGGGCCAGCTGGTGGAGCGGGCGCAGGAGGTCCTGGGGACCCAGGGCAGGCTGCGCGACCTGTTGCGCGCCAACCAGGCGGTGTCCAGTGAGCTCTCCTCCGCCGGGGTGCTGGAACGCACCGCCGACGTCGCCCGCGACCTGATCGGTGCCCGCACCGCCTCGGTGGAGCCGGCCCCGCCGTCCGCGCGGGGGCCGGACCGGCCCGGGCCGCCGGCCGCGGGGACGACCGCCCGGGGCAGCGAGCTGCACGTGCCCGTCCAGGTCCGGGACGAGCTCGTCGGGGAGCTCCACCTGGTGGACAGCACCCGGGGCGGGTTCACCGCGGAGGACCTGGAGCTGGCGCAGGCCCTGGCCGTGACCGCCGGGCTGGCGGTCGCCAACGCCCGGCTGTACGAGTCGGCCCGCCGTCGCGGTGAGTGGCTGAAGGCCTCCGGCGCGATCACCCGCGAACTGCTGGCCGGGGAGCTGGCCGGCACCGGTGCGCTGGAGCTCGTCGCCCGGAGCAGCCGGGACGTGGCGGGGGCCGACGTGGTGGCGGTGCTCCGGCCGCACCAGGCCGGCCGCGGCCCCCGGCAGCTCTGCGTCGAGGTGCTCGTGGCTGCCGAGGGCGTCGCGCCCGTGGGGCGTTCGGTGCCCCGGGAGGGGACCCTGCTGGGCAGGGTGCTGGACGCAGCCGAGCCGATCTCGGTCGCCGACGGGGTCCTCGACGACGAGGACGGCGCGATGCCGTGGAGCGAACCCGAGGTCGGCGCCCTGCTGGCGGTCCCGCTGCGGGGCTCCGGGGCGGTGCTCGGCGTGCTGTGCGCGGCCCGGCTGCCGGGCCGGCCGACGTTCACCGACACCGACGTGGAGATGGCCGCAGGCTTCGCCAACCAGGCCGCGCTCGCCATCGAGCTCGCCGAGGCGCGAGCCGAACAGCAGCGGGCGGTCGTGCTGGACGAGCGCGAGCGGATCGCCGCGGACCTGCACCACGTCGTCGTCCAGCGCCTGTTCAGCGTCGGGCTGGGGCTGCAGGGGGTGCTGGCCGGGCTGACGGACAGGCGCACCGCCGGACGGGTGCTGGCGACCGTCGAGGAGGTCGACCGGACGATCGAGCACATCCGCCGCACGGTCTTCCCGCTGGCCACCGCCCGGGCGCCGGCCGATCCGCGTGAGCGGGTGCTCGACGCCGTCGTGGAGGCAGGCGCCGTCCTCGGTTTCGAGCCGGACGTGCGCTTCTCCGGGACCCGCACCGGGCTGCTCGTCGAGGAGCTGGCCGAGGACGTCGCAGCCGTCGTCCGCGCGGCACTGCTGGACGTCGCCCGGCGGGGGAGGGCGACGACCGCTGCGGTCGACGTCGTGGAGGACTCCGACGGGTTGCTCGTCCACGTCCGGGACGACGACCCCCAGGGTCCCGACGAGTTCTGGCCGGTGGGCGAGGAGCTCCGCCACCGGGCGGAACGGCACGGGGGCAGCTGCACCGTGAGCCCCACGTCGCCGGTCGGGGCGTCGCAGTACTGGTGGGTGCCCCGGCGGTGA
- a CDS encoding DUF302 domain-containing protein, with the protein MTEGAGALRTTGFGMGVRVDLPFEDAVQRTRAALAGQGFGVLTEIDVAATLQAKLGVAVPAQLILGACNPALAHRGLQIEPDLGLLLPCNVVVRALPGGGTLVSTLEPAVMVGVTGQAALQPMAAEARDRLRAALDEVART; encoded by the coding sequence GTGACGGAGGGCGCCGGCGCGCTGCGCACGACCGGCTTCGGGATGGGCGTCCGGGTGGATCTGCCGTTCGAGGACGCGGTGCAGCGCACGCGCGCGGCCCTCGCCGGCCAGGGGTTCGGGGTGCTGACCGAGATCGACGTGGCCGCCACGCTGCAGGCCAAGCTCGGGGTGGCCGTGCCCGCGCAGCTGATCCTGGGCGCCTGCAACCCGGCGCTGGCGCACCGCGGGCTGCAGATCGAGCCGGACCTCGGTCTGCTGCTGCCCTGCAACGTCGTCGTCCGGGCGCTGCCGGGGGGTGGGACGCTGGTGTCGACGCTGGAGCCGGCCGTGATGGTCGGGGTCACCGGCCAGGCAGCCCTGCAGCCGATGGCCGCAGAGGCCCGCGACCGTCTCCGGGCTGCGCTGGACGAGGTGGCGCGCACCTGA